One genomic window of Glycine soja cultivar W05 chromosome 9, ASM419377v2, whole genome shotgun sequence includes the following:
- the LOC114368681 gene encoding uncharacterized protein LOC114368681 — protein sequence MDQDDDNDAGNDLVFEDDDALNWATVYQASGVGECRMYTRRKKQKTSVAAAQTSKKQAMVVGSSSRKQKAVQENDENLDVEENIDVESEEEEIMVNFEASDGEEGEGNAPLPYDNNEDDYVGIGEDD from the coding sequence ATGGAtcaagatgatgataatgatgctggaaatgatttggtatttgaagatgatgatgctcTAAATTGGGCAACTGTGTATCAGGCTTCGGGGGTTGGAGAGTGTAGGATGTATACTAGGcgaaaaaagcaaaaaacaagTGTTGCTGCTGCCCAAACTTCTAAAAAACAGGCAATGGTTGTTGGATCTTCATCAAGGAAGCAAAAAGCAGtccaagaaaatgatgagaATCTAGATGTTGAGGAGAATATTGATGTTgaatctgaagaagaagaaatcatggTCAATTTTGAGGCGTCTGATGGGGAAGAGGGAGAGGGAAATGCTCCATTACCATATGATAACAACGAAGATGATTATGTTGGGATTGGAGAAGATGATTAG